The Blautia obeum ATCC 29174 region AGATCATTAAAGCAAAGGATGGTGAGCAGGCATGAGAGCAATTGGAATTATTCTGGCCGGCGGAAATAACAACCGCATGAGAGAACTGTCGGACAAGAGGGCGATTGCAGCGATGCCTGTTGCAGGAAGTTATCGAAGCATCGATTTTGCCCTGAGCAACATGGCAAATTCCCATGTTCAGAAAGTTGCAGTTCTGACGCAGTACAATGCAAGATCGTTAAATGAACATTTGAGTTCCTCAAAATGGTGGGATTTTGGAAGAAAGCAGGGAGGTCTGTTTGTATTCACTCCTACGATTACCAAGAATAACAGCTTATGGTATCAGGGAACAGCAGATGCCATTTATCAGAATATTGATTTTTTGAAAAAGAGTCATGAACCTTATGCAATCATTGCATCCGGTGACTGTGTGTATAAGATGGACTATAATAAAGTCCTTGAATATCATATTGCGAAACGGGCAGATATTACAGTTGTCTGCACAACATGCCGGGACCAGAATGAGGTAGAGCGCTTTGGCGTGCTTCGTATGAATGACGATGGCAGAATTGTGGAGTTCGAAGAGAAACCGATCGTTTCTTCTTATAATACAATATCAACAGGTATTTACGTTGTAAGAAGAAGGCTGCTGATCGAACTGATCGAGCGGGCTGCACAGGAAGGCAGACATGATTTTGTAAATGACATCCTGATCCGTTACAAAAACCTGAAACGAATTTATGGTTATAAGACAGAGGATTACTGGAGTAATATTTCTGATGCAGAAGCTTATTATCGTACCAATATGGCATTTCTGCAGCCGGAGATCCGTAATTATTTCTTCAGACAGGAACCGGGAATCAAAACAAAGATCGACGATCTTCCGCCGGCCAAGTATAATCCTGGGGCAGAGGTGAAGAACAGTCTTGTTGCGAGTGGCTGCATTATCAATGGTACAGTAGAGAATTCAGTACTGTTCAAGAGTGTATATGTCGGCAATAATTGTGTGATAAGGAATTCAGTGATCCTTAATGATGTGTATATCGGAGATAACACTGTCATAGAGAATTGTATTGTTGAGAGCCGGGATACGATTCGGGCGAATTCCAGCTATAAAGGCGAAGACGGAAAAGTCAGGATCGTTGTTGAAAAAAATGAACGCTATGGATTATAATTGCTGAAGACAGCAGCTTGTAATCTGTAAAATAAAGAAATGCGTATGAAAATGAAAGGGGCAGGCACGATGAATATTACAGACGTACGTGTGAGAAAAGTTGCGAAGGAAGGAAAGATGAAGGCGGTCGTTTCGATTACGATTGATGAAGAATTTGTAGTTCATGATATCAAAGTAATTGAAGGCGAGAAGGGACTGTTTATTGCAATGCCGAGCCGCAAAGCTACAGATGGTGAATACAGAGACATTGCGCATCCGATCAATTCCCGTACCAGAGATAGGATCCAGACACTGATTCTTGAAAAGTATCAGGAAATGCTGGATGCAGAACCGGAAGAGGAACTGGAAGAAGCAGTTGAATAAATACAGTGGCTGCAGACAGATCAGCCGATTTTTGAATCTCTAAATAAGAAATAATAAGATCCGGGGACATGGGATAAATCCTGTGTTCCTGGATCTTTTATGTTTCTGGAAAAATATGTAAAAAATGAAATGATTCTGTAATAATTTAGAATTTTGGAGGCAAAATCTACTGGATTTCAGGGTATAAAAATGTGAAATGTTACATGAATGTTACAAAAATGAAATGAAAGTATTGATTATTTGTGAGAATGTGTTATACTTAACCTACAAAATATTTAAGAGGTGTTTTTATGAAGAGTAAGAAAGTTCTTTCACTGCTGCTGGCATGTGCAGTGACCGTATCTATGGGAACAACCGTATTTGCTTCCACAGAAGATCAGATTGCAGCTGCACAGGCACAGAAGCAGGAAGCACAGGCAGGACTTGCGCAGGCCCAGGCGAATATCAGCGGGCTGGAAAGCAAGAAACAGGAACTGGAGTCCTACCTTGCAGAACTGAATTCCCAATATAATGAACTTACAGACAGTATTTCACAGCTCAGCATTGAGGCTGCCGAGAAAGAAGAGGAGCTTAAGAATGTAAAGGCTCAGCTTGAAGTGGCAAAGCAGAATGCACAGGACCAGTACGAGGCAATGAAGATTCGTATCCAGTACATGTACGAGCATGGTGGAAGTACTATGCTTGAAATGCTTTTGTCATCTGACAATCTTTCTGATTTTATGAATCAGGCAAACAATGTGGCTACAATTTCTACATATGACAGAAACATGCTGAAGAAATATGAGGAGACACAGGAAGCAATCAAGACTCAGGAAACTCAGGTCGAAGAAGAGTCTGCTTCTATTGGAAATCTTCTTACAGAGAAAAGCTCTAAGCAGCAGGAAGTACAGAATCTGGTGGCATCGACCAGTGACAATATCAATTCCTATGTAAACCAGATCAGTGCAAGTCAGGAAGAAGCAGATGCTCTTATGACTCAGGTGAACAGTGCAGACAGTAGTATTTCACAGCTGATGGAAGAGGCTGAACAGGAAAAAGCTGCTGAAGCTGCAGCGGCAGAAGCAGCAGCCGCACAGGAAACAGCAGAAGCTGCACAGGATGAAAATACAGATGAAGAAACAGATGAAGAAACAGATGTAGTGGATGAATCTGGATATACTTCAGAAGCACAGGATACTTCTTCCGGCAGTGAAGATACCACATATACAGAGGATACATCTTCAACGGACAGCAGTGATTACTCCGAAGATACATCTTCAGACAGTGCAACAGCTGAAGAGACGAGCAGTAGTTCTTCTGATACAAGTTCTTCAGAGACCAGCTCTTCCAGTCAGGGAACTTACCTTGGTAATTTTAAACTGACAGGATACTGTAACTGCGCACAGTGCTGCGGAACAGCTGGAAATGCAACCGCAAGTGGTACAACACCAGTGGCAGGACGTACTGTTGCAATGGCAGGGGTACCGTTTGGAACCAAACTTCTGATCAATGGAAATGTTTATACAGTAGAAGATCTCGGAACTCCTTATGGCCATGTTGACATTTACTGTAGCAGTCACAGTGAGGCACTGAGTTTTGGATTACAGTATGCGGATGTATACCAGTTAAATTAAATATAAGAATAATAAAAAGAGCTGTCTGGTTTGACCAGACAGCTTTTTTGACTGAAAATATATTGTTGAGTATCACAGATATGGAGTTCCTGGGATTTCCGGATAGCTGCCCATGCCGATCAGAAGTTCCAGTCCAACCTGACGGGCTTCCAGTACCGCTGCTTTAACAGCACTGGCATCGCCGGAGATACCGAGAATCACTTCGTTAGAGTGACTGGTTCCGATACTTGGCGTCATATAACAGGTGATATTTACGGCAGATGCTTTCATAGCGGTATCGGCCATTACAAGACCAATTGCAGCAGGAGATCCTGCCATGAAGCCGAAGGCCTCGCCTGGTACGGCATGAAATGCTTTCTGCAGTGCAGCTCCCGCGCTTGCGGAATAAGTGAATTCCAGATGACCGGATTCGCTGATATAAAGCTCTCCTGCATTTTTCTTTGTAAGTTCGAGGCCAAGCTCGATTGCATGACGTACATCTGAAACATCGTTGCCGCCGATTACAATATAGTTTCCATGACCACCCCAACCTTTGGTGTCTCGTGGAAACTCAATGGAAAGAACTTCGGTGTTGGTTGCTTTTACGGCATCATCGATTGCTGTGATCTGTCCGGCAGCACCGGTTCGGGAACTGAAAAGTCCAAGGGCGTGGTATTTCATTCCGACATTCATTTCTTTTAATAATGTATCATCAATACCGGAAATCACCAGTCCGATCGTATCCAGGACGGTTGTTCCGACAAATTCTGTTCTTGTACAGTGCGTACTGATACTTTTTACATCGATCATAAGAAGACTCCTGTTCCGCCTGTTTGATGCAGACGTTTTTTCTTTATGCTTGTTAAATAAATATCTTATTTATAAATATAATCTATTTTATGCTTACTTGCAAGAGAAAGAATGCGCTAGGAACTGCTGAATAAGCTGACTGGGATTCGTGACTAAATTTGTGACCGTTGATTTCACGCCCATTTTCCGGAATCTCTTTTTAAACGCAAAAAAACACCGAAACTCTTGATTTCCAAGAATTTCGGCGCCCCTGCCAAGTAGTCGAAGTGACAGGATTTGAACCTGCGGCCTCTGCGTCCCGAACGCAGCGCTCTACCAAACTGAGCCACACTTCGTTATTTGTTTTTGTTTCGTCGTTCAACGCAAGACATATTATATTATAGAGATATGGAAATGTCAACAGGCTTTTTCAAAAAAGTTACAAAAAGTTTTTTTGTTGATTTAAATTATTATATAGTATATTTTGTTTACAGGATTCAAACAAATTAAACAGAAAAAACCTGGCTGACTTTTCCAGTATAAAGAATTGTGTGGATCACACTGCGTTCTGTATATGCATAACAGTCTCAAAATCTCCAATACACATTGGACGATAATAAAGGAATCCCTGAATCTCATTACATCCTTCATTTTTAAGGAAATCAGCGATTACTTCTGTTTCCACACCTTCGCACACAATTGATTTGTGCATGCGCTTCAACATATGGAACATTTTCTGTGAAAGATAGAGATTCAGAAACAGAAGCATTGCCATGAGCCCAAGTGTGAATTCACAGAGATAAAGAGTATTTTTGCTTAAAATAAAAAAACCGTAGCGCAATTTGTACTACAGGCAACGAAAATATAACAACAAATGACAGATGAAATTTTATTTTAAATCTTTGAAAAAGTCTCCTACTTCACAGTCCAGAATCTTGGCCAGAGCAACCAGTTCGCTGACTTTGATATTCATACGATTGGTTTCAATCTTGGCATAACTGCTCTTGGAGATCGGAATACCCATCAGATTCATTTTTGCAATGACCTGATCCTGTTTGAGTTTACATTGGTAGCGCCTTTTCTGAATATTGCTGCCAATACTCATATCCATTCTGATCTTCTGTATCATATTTTCTCCATATCCTAATATTTCGCAATAAAGAAAGTTCTATGTATTGATGATAGAGAAGATTTTAGGTATAATGTTTCGTGATAAGGAAACATTTGCAATCAGATATCGCAGTAGACAAAAAATATGATCAGGAAATACTGGAAGGATGAATGAGGAAAATATGGATAAAGATTGGATAAAAGCAGTGACACTCCTTTGCATTATTGCACAGAACAATGCGGACTCTATGAAGCGGTCCGTTCGATATGCAGAGATCATGAAAAAGGAATACGGACTGGATGCCGAAAAATTTCAGCGGATTTATGACAGCTGGTTTTGCAGTGGTGAGATTCAGGAAAAATACCGGATTAAGGATTCGGTTACAGGAAGAGAACAGAAACTTCCTCTGTATCACAAAGGAGTAGATGGTATGTGCAGGATGCTCGAAGAAGGTATCATAGATGAAAAGGAATTCTTTGAGATATTCTGGGAAACACCTTATGAAACCTTGAAAGAAAATGAAAAGTATACAGGATTCTATCCTTCACTACCGGGTTGCATTGCATCGGCTGAAGGAAAAAATCAGCTGAAAGAAGAGATGCGTACTGCTTTGAAGAAATGGATTCGGTCAGCATTCTATATGTGGAGGGAAAACAATATCCTGGAAGAGTGATCTTCCGGGATTTTTTGCATATATATAAGTGATATGAAAAAAACGGGAGGAAGCTGCTTGGCTGAGTACCGACGTTTTGTGGCTTATGTATATGAATACCAGAAAGAGAAGAAGGGAAGCAACTGTGGATTTGTAAAAATAGAAGTACGGGGTGAGATCTGCAGAATCGAACTGCATCTGCAGTGTCCGGGACTGATGCCGGAGTCCACATGCAGTGTTTATGGATTTGTACGGAACAGGGGGCTGTTGGACGGAATTCTTCTTGGAGGCTGTGTAACGGGAGAAGGTAAGGTGGAGTGCATTCTGGAAATATCTGCAGGGAATATGGGAGACAGTGGAAAATCTCTGGATGAAATGGGGGGAATGATTTTTGTAACAGAGCAGGGTGGATTTTTTGGAACCGAATGGGATGATCAGATGATCCGGCCGGGAAACTTCCGAGTGGTGGAGAAAAAGATGATACCGGAAACGCAGCCAGATCTGTCGGAGACAGAGAGAAGCTCTGAAGAAGAAATTGCAGAATCAAAGACAGAGGCACCTGAGCAAGATAGGGATGACCGGACGGAGCAGGCAGAAAATGTACAGAAGGAAGAAACAACACAGCAGGAACTGCACTCGCAGTCTGTGCAGGAATCAGATGCTTCAGATCTAGTTTCTGAGGAAATGCTTCATGAACATGATAAACCACACCCATCGTGCCCTCTTCCGGGGACTCCCTGCGATGCTTTTTCTGACGGGGAGCTGAGTGACTGCCGTAAGATCTCACCACAGGATCTGTGTCATCTTGGACGAAGGGCCTGTATGCTTCGAAATAATCGCTTCGTACAGTATGGCTCTTATAATTTCGGACATCTTCTTTTGTGCAGAAATAAATGTGGCCAGATGGTTCTTGGCATCCCTGGGGCGTATGATCAACAGGAGCGCTTCATGGCAAATATGTTTGGCTTTCCATATTTCAAAGAAAGCAGACATATTCAGATTCCGGGAAGGAAAGGTGGATATTGGTATCGTTTAATCGATACCTCGGATTTCGACAAGTGGGATGGTCGTCAGTAAAATTTCGCGGAAGTGTTCAAGTTCTTCAAGGGAATAACTACTGAAGCCAGGCTGCAGGACTTCATCGGAGTCTCTGTAAGCCTGGAGATAGTAGGCTTTGGCTCCTTTCAGCCATTGGCCGATCTGAATGAAATCATTTTCATTATGTAGTTCCTTTACAACTGTGGTCCGAAATTCGTAATCGAGTTTTCCGTGGAGCAGAAAAGAAACAGTTTCCTGAATGGCGGTCAGATCCGGATGCATCATGCCTGTGAGAGAAGGATAATTATCAGGACAGGCCTTGATATCCACGGCTGCCTTTTGAATCAGTCCTCTTTCGGCCAGATGCTTCAAGACGTCAGGCCGAGTTCCGTTGGTATCCAGTTTGACAGGATACCCGAGGGCATGTATTTTGCAGATAAAATCTTCCAAATCAGAAGCAAGGGTAGGTTCTCCGCCGGAAATACAGACACCGTCCAGAATTCCGCGGCGTTTTTTCAGGAAAGAGAGTACTTCTTCTTCCGGGATCACTGGTTCATCTGCCGGATGCAGTACAAGAGAACTGTTCTGACAGAACGGACAGCGGAAGTTGCAGCTTCCCAGAAAGATCGTAGCGGCTATCCTTCCTGGATAATCCAGTAAAGTTGTTTTGTTTAATCCATGAATTGCTGGCATAATTATCATTCCTGTCTTTAGAAAGTTGAGTAATCCGACAGTTTGCAGTGCCGGACGTATGAATTCTATTTTAAATTTTCCTCATTGATTTTGCAACCGACTTTTACTATACTGATTTGAAAAGAGCAACAACGATCAGGAGGAGAATCTTTTGACAGAACAGGAGCGTTTTATGAAAGAAGCCATCCGACAGGCAAAAAAAGCGCGGGCACTGGAAGAAGTGCCGATTGGCTGCGTGATCGTATCGGACGGAAAAATCATTGCGAGAGGATACAACAGAAGAAATACAGATAAAAATACATTGTCACATGCGGAACTGAATGCGATCCGTAAAGCAAGCAAAAAACTGGGCGACTGGCGGCTGGAAGGATGTACGATGTATGTGACACTGGAGCCATGTCAGATGTGCGCCGGAGCACTGGTACAGTCCAGAATTGATGAGGTTGTGATCGGAAGTATGAACCCAAAAGCAGGCTGTGCAGGATCGGTCCTGAATCTTTTGCAGGTAGACAATTTTAATCATCAGGTAAAAATTACCCGTGGTGTTCTGGAAGAAGAATGTTCGATGATGCTGTCGGATTTTTTTCGGGAACTCCGCGAAAAGAAAAAACGTCTGAAAATGCTTGCGAAGCAGCAGGCAGAACAGGAACAGACCCGGGCTGATTAAAAAGCAAGCCCCTTGTTTTTTGTTCCGGAAGTGATATGATAAGAAAAAGAAAATACGAGGAGGATTTTGAAATGACACTGGAAGCATTAAGAAAAGACATGGTTGCTGCCATGAAAGCAAAAGATAAAACAACGAAGGATGCAGTGTCTTCACTGGTATCAGCAGTAAAAAAAGCTGCCATTGATGAAGGCTGCAGAGAGGATGTTCCGGAAGCACTGGTTGACCGTGTGATCCTGAAAGAAATGAAAACAGTCAAAGAACAGCTGGATACCTGTCCGGAAAGCCGTGATGATCTTCGCGCTGAATATCAGGCAAGATATGATGTGATTGCAAAATATGCGCCACAGCAGATGAGCGCAGAAGAAATCCGCACATACCTGGAAGAAAAATTTGCAGATGTGCTTGCCACCAAGAATAAAGGTCAGATCATGAAAGCGGTTATGGGAGATCTCAAAGGTAAAGCAGATGGCAAACTGATCAATCAGGTCGTTGCTGATATCTGTAAATAAAAAATGTGCATAAAGTCTGATCCCAAAAACAGACTTTAGAATAAACCAAAATTTTAAGCCAAAAACATAAGACCGGAGACAGAAGGAAAGAGAATTCCTCTGTTTCCGGTCTTATTGCATAAAAAAATACTCTATGGAAATGATATCCACAGAGCAGAATAATCTTTTTTCCGCGCGCCGCACTTCGAAATGTTCCCATGAACGTTACCTTTACAGTTAACTCGGCCCAGGCACCCTCACGGCACACAAGAGCTTCTGCTTAGTGCTGCTACATTCCTGTCCTGACACGGTTCACAGATTCCTGTTGCGTGAGACCCAAACGTCAACGCCACTTATAAAGGGCAGCTCCACAGGAGACAAACCTCAGATTGGCATCACCCCTGCTGTAGCGGATTGCAGGTACAGGGCACCGCTATCTCCCCGGCTGCGCGGACTTTAAGTATAGACGATTTTTGAATACTTGTCAAGTAGGGGTAAAGTATTATATAATAGTAAACAACACTTACGTTACTGTTCACTCCGTTCACAGTAACTTGGTCAAAATGCATTCCAAATCACCTTCGGTGATGGCATTTTGCCCCGTATGTCTCGGGATTTTGCCATATTCATGGCAAAACACCTCGCGGGATATTAGCTGTGAACAGTTACACACTTACACTGTAAGGAGGAAAATCTACGATGATCAAAAGAATTGGTTTATTAACAAGCGGTGGTGACTGCCAGGCTCTGAATGCAACTATGAGAGGTGTTGTAAAAGCCCTGTCAAATGCAGTGGAAGACCTGGAAGTTTATGGATTTGATGACGGATATAAAGGACTGATCTATGGAAAATATCATATGCTCACAGCAAAAGATTTTTCCGGAATTCTGACCCGCGGTGGTACGATACTTGGTACATCCCGTCAGCCGTTTAAACTGATGCGCGTGCCGGATGAAAAAGGACTGGATAAGGTTGAAGCTATGAAGCAGACCTATTACAAATTGTGTCTGGACTGTCTGGTTATTCTTGGTGGAAACGGAACGCAGAAGACAGCCAATCTTCTGAGAGAAGAAGGTCTGAATATCATTCATCTGCCAAAAACGATCGATAATGATATTTATGGAACAGATATGACATTTGGTTTCCAGAGTGCGGTAAATATTGCTACGAATGCAATCGACTGTATTCATACAACAGCAACATCTCACGGCCGTGTATTTATCGTTGAGATCATGGGACACAAAGTCGGAAGTCTGACTCTCCATGCAGGTATTGCCGGCGGTGCAGATATTATTCTGATTCCGGAGATTCCGTACGATATCAAGAAAGTATGTGCTGCGATCGAGAAACGAAATAAAGCAGGAAAACGTTTTACGATCCTTGCCGTTGCTGAAGGTGCAATTTCAAAAGAAGATGCAGAACTTCCGAAGAAAAAATATAAAGAAAAACTCGAAGTCAGAGCGAAGAAATATCCGTCTGTTTCTTATGAGATCGCGGATCAGATCAATCAGGTGATCGGCAGCGAAGTACGTGTTACAGTTCCGGGACATATTCAGCGTGGAGGAGAACCGTGTCCGTATGACCGTGTACTTTCTACAAGAATCGGTGCCGGTGCAGCAGAGGCAATTCTGGATGAAGATTACGGAATTATGATCGGCGTCATCAACGGCAAGATCAAGAGGGTTCCGCTTGCTGAATGTGCGGGCAAACTGAAAATGGTTTCACCGAAAGATCAGATCGTCAAAGCTGCCAAACAGATCGGTATCAGCTTCGGAGACTGACAGGAGTTATAACAGAGAGAACAACGACCGCCGCGGGAGTTTTCCTGCGGCGGCTTAATGCCTGAGAATATTTCTGCAAATATGATATTCCCGGGCAGCAGGAGAGGAGTGTATTCATGAGTTATACTGCCCTGTACCGAAAGTTCAGGCCCGATAATTTTGAAGACGTCAAAGGGCAGGATCACATTGTGACCACGCTTACCAATCAGATCAACGCAAACCGTATCGGACATGCATATCTTTTTTGCGGAACAAGGGGTACCGGTAAAACAACGGTAGCCAAGATCCTGGCAAAAGCAGTCAACTGTGAGCATCCGGTGAATGGAAGTCCTTGTAATGAATGTGAGATGTGCAAAGCCATTCAGGCGGGTACTTCCATGAACGTGATCGAGATCGATGCTGCCTCCAATAACGGTGTGGATAATATTCGAGAGATTCGGGAAGAGGTTACGTATCGCCCGACAGAGGGCAGGTACAAAGTATATATCATCGATGAGGTGCATATGCTTTCTACTGGTGCGTTTAATGCCCTGCTCAAGACACTGGAAGAACCGCCGTCTTATGTGATCTTTATTCTGGCAACAACCGAGGCCCACAAGATTCCGATTACGATTTTGTCCAGATGTCAGCGGTATGATTTCCACAGGATCTCAATCGATACGATCGCCGCACGGTTGTCAGAACTTCTGAAAGTTGAAGGCGTGGAAGCAGAAGAAAAAGCAATTCGTTATGTGGCAAAGGCAGGAGACGGATCCATGCGAGATGCACTCAGCCTTCTGGATCAGTGTATTGCGTTTTATCTGGGGCAGACACTTACCTATGATAAAGTGCTGGATGTGCTGGGCGCTGTCGATACAGAAGTATTCAGCAGACTCCTTCGCAAGGTGCTTGCCGGAGATGTGACATCTGCAATTCGCATTCTGGAAGAGCTGATTGTGGGAGGAAGAGAACTGAGTCAGTTTGTAGGTGATTTTACCTGGTACATGCGGAATCTTCTTCTTGTCAAGACTTCGGATAATCCGGAAGAAGCGATAGATGTTTCTTCTGAGAATCTGAAACTTCTCAAAGAAGAGAGTGAGATGACGGACAGTGATACATTGATGAGATATATTCGTATTTTTTCAGATTTGTCCAATCAGATTCGTTTTGCAACACAAAAAAGAGTGCTTGTGGAAATTGCTCTGATCAAACTCTGCCGTCCGGCAATGGAGAC contains the following coding sequences:
- the glgD gene encoding glucose-1-phosphate adenylyltransferase subunit GlgD, coding for MRAIGIILAGGNNNRMRELSDKRAIAAMPVAGSYRSIDFALSNMANSHVQKVAVLTQYNARSLNEHLSSSKWWDFGRKQGGLFVFTPTITKNNSLWYQGTADAIYQNIDFLKKSHEPYAIIASGDCVYKMDYNKVLEYHIAKRADITVVCTTCRDQNEVERFGVLRMNDDGRIVEFEEKPIVSSYNTISTGIYVVRRRLLIELIERAAQEGRHDFVNDILIRYKNLKRIYGYKTEDYWSNISDAEAYYRTNMAFLQPEIRNYFFRQEPGIKTKIDDLPPAKYNPGAEVKNSLVASGCIINGTVENSVLFKSVYVGNNCVIRNSVILNDVYIGDNTVIENCIVESRDTIRANSSYKGEDGKVRIVVEKNERYGL
- the spoVG gene encoding septation regulator SpoVG, whose amino-acid sequence is MNITDVRVRKVAKEGKMKAVVSITIDEEFVVHDIKVIEGEKGLFIAMPSRKATDGEYRDIAHPINSRTRDRIQTLILEKYQEMLDAEPEEELEEAVE
- a CDS encoding PcsB-like coiled-coil domain-containing protein, whose translation is MKSKKVLSLLLACAVTVSMGTTVFASTEDQIAAAQAQKQEAQAGLAQAQANISGLESKKQELESYLAELNSQYNELTDSISQLSIEAAEKEEELKNVKAQLEVAKQNAQDQYEAMKIRIQYMYEHGGSTMLEMLLSSDNLSDFMNQANNVATISTYDRNMLKKYEETQEAIKTQETQVEEESASIGNLLTEKSSKQQEVQNLVASTSDNINSYVNQISASQEEADALMTQVNSADSSISQLMEEAEQEKAAEAAAAEAAAAQETAEAAQDENTDEETDEETDVVDESGYTSEAQDTSSGSEDTTYTEDTSSTDSSDYSEDTSSDSATAEETSSSSSDTSSSETSSSSQGTYLGNFKLTGYCNCAQCCGTAGNATASGTTPVAGRTVAMAGVPFGTKLLINGNVYTVEDLGTPYGHVDIYCSSHSEALSFGLQYADVYQLN
- the pduB gene encoding microcompartment protein PduB, with translation MIDVKSISTHCTRTEFVGTTVLDTIGLVISGIDDTLLKEMNVGMKYHALGLFSSRTGAAGQITAIDDAVKATNTEVLSIEFPRDTKGWGGHGNYIVIGGNDVSDVRHAIELGLELTKKNAGELYISESGHLEFTYSASAGAALQKAFHAVPGEAFGFMAGSPAAIGLVMADTAMKASAVNITCYMTPSIGTSHSNEVILGISGDASAVKAAVLEARQVGLELLIGMGSYPEIPGTPYL
- a CDS encoding helix-turn-helix domain-containing protein, with the translated sequence MQKIRMDMSIGSNIQKRRYQCKLKQDQVIAKMNLMGIPISKSSYAKIETNRMNIKVSELVALAKILDCEVGDFFKDLK
- a CDS encoding DUF6128 domain-containing protein produces the protein MAEYRRFVAYVYEYQKEKKGSNCGFVKIEVRGEICRIELHLQCPGLMPESTCSVYGFVRNRGLLDGILLGGCVTGEGKVECILEISAGNMGDSGKSLDEMGGMIFVTEQGGFFGTEWDDQMIRPGNFRVVEKKMIPETQPDLSETERSSEEEIAESKTEAPEQDRDDRTEQAENVQKEETTQQELHSQSVQESDASDLVSEEMLHEHDKPHPSCPLPGTPCDAFSDGELSDCRKISPQDLCHLGRRACMLRNNRFVQYGSYNFGHLLLCRNKCGQMVLGIPGAYDQQERFMANMFGFPYFKESRHIQIPGRKGGYWYRLIDTSDFDKWDGRQ
- a CDS encoding anaerobic ribonucleoside-triphosphate reductase activating protein, which encodes MPAIHGLNKTTLLDYPGRIAATIFLGSCNFRCPFCQNSSLVLHPADEPVIPEEEVLSFLKKRRGILDGVCISGGEPTLASDLEDFICKIHALGYPVKLDTNGTRPDVLKHLAERGLIQKAAVDIKACPDNYPSLTGMMHPDLTAIQETVSFLLHGKLDYEFRTTVVKELHNENDFIQIGQWLKGAKAYYLQAYRDSDEVLQPGFSSYSLEELEHFREILLTTIPLVEIRGID
- the tadA gene encoding tRNA adenosine(34) deaminase TadA encodes the protein MTEQERFMKEAIRQAKKARALEEVPIGCVIVSDGKIIARGYNRRNTDKNTLSHAELNAIRKASKKLGDWRLEGCTMYVTLEPCQMCAGALVQSRIDEVVIGSMNPKAGCAGSVLNLLQVDNFNHQVKITRGVLEEECSMMLSDFFRELREKKKRLKMLAKQQAEQEQTRAD
- a CDS encoding GatB/YqeY domain-containing protein, producing the protein MTLEALRKDMVAAMKAKDKTTKDAVSSLVSAVKKAAIDEGCREDVPEALVDRVILKEMKTVKEQLDTCPESRDDLRAEYQARYDVIAKYAPQQMSAEEIRTYLEEKFADVLATKNKGQIMKAVMGDLKGKADGKLINQVVADICK
- a CDS encoding 6-phosphofructokinase; its protein translation is MIKRIGLLTSGGDCQALNATMRGVVKALSNAVEDLEVYGFDDGYKGLIYGKYHMLTAKDFSGILTRGGTILGTSRQPFKLMRVPDEKGLDKVEAMKQTYYKLCLDCLVILGGNGTQKTANLLREEGLNIIHLPKTIDNDIYGTDMTFGFQSAVNIATNAIDCIHTTATSHGRVFIVEIMGHKVGSLTLHAGIAGGADIILIPEIPYDIKKVCAAIEKRNKAGKRFTILAVAEGAISKEDAELPKKKYKEKLEVRAKKYPSVSYEIADQINQVIGSEVRVTVPGHIQRGGEPCPYDRVLSTRIGAGAAEAILDEDYGIMIGVINGKIKRVPLAECAGKLKMVSPKDQIVKAAKQIGISFGD
- the dnaX gene encoding DNA polymerase III subunit gamma/tau, with amino-acid sequence MSYTALYRKFRPDNFEDVKGQDHIVTTLTNQINANRIGHAYLFCGTRGTGKTTVAKILAKAVNCEHPVNGSPCNECEMCKAIQAGTSMNVIEIDAASNNGVDNIREIREEVTYRPTEGRYKVYIIDEVHMLSTGAFNALLKTLEEPPSYVIFILATTEAHKIPITILSRCQRYDFHRISIDTIAARLSELLKVEGVEAEEKAIRYVAKAGDGSMRDALSLLDQCIAFYLGQTLTYDKVLDVLGAVDTEVFSRLLRKVLAGDVTSAIRILEELIVGGRELSQFVGDFTWYMRNLLLVKTSDNPEEAIDVSSENLKLLKEESEMTDSDTLMRYIRIFSDLSNQIRFATQKRVLVEIALIKLCRPAMETNLDSVLDRIRVLEQKIEERPVQQVVVQSAAAPGSEATAAQAEPPKPPQKAAPEDLQKIVASWKMIVGQTTAAFKQALLQSVPKYNGETGEPILYVEFQTPLGRLYPDDSDAKKELQTIIEQKLGKSIELHMLVAEDHQQTNLTQITVDQAIRENIHMDVVIEETPGSEPEE